The DNA region AAACGCTGTAACGACAGCTGCTGGGCACAGTTTTCACCCTTCGAAGCACATGCCATTAAAAAAATGTTACAACTCCCCGAAAATCCTGGTCTTGACGGGTTGAAAAAAGCACTGGCTTTCAGGCTGTATGCCTTTATCAATGAACAGGAAATAGTAGAGGAAACTGAAACCAGTTTTGTGTTCAGAATGAAAAGATGCAGGGTTCAGGATGCCCGTAAACGAAAAGGACTGGCAGATTATCCGTGCAAATCGGGTGGCATGGTAGAATACACCACTTTTGCAGAAACCATTGATAAAAACATAAAAACAAACTGTATAGGTTGCCCCCCTGATCCTCATCCCGAAGAGTGGTACTGTTCATGGAAGTTTACGATATAAAGTACTGATAATCTTATCGTTTCAACAGATATTTTTTTACAAAAAAAATTTTCATAAAAAATATCTCAAGTAATTTCTTTTTCGTATAATTGCTTGATTTTTCTTCTCTCAAAAAACTGACGAATGAAAAAAATCCGGATACTTCAGGTGGTATTTGACACGGAAATAAAACCTTATGAAATTCCGGCATTCAGGGGAGCAATCATTTCAAAAGTAGG from Sphingobacteriales bacterium includes:
- a CDS encoding cytosolic protein, whose protein sequence is MKPHYNKSILIQLLSDFFHRSFMHYALWFSEARHQLGDEKAYLLIKKVWDQSFPLQMNRLAKTLGFELQDNLPVALHEKSEEELQALLSAMAANWLANDGIWFQAIEFQYGMNEAKRCNDSCWAQFSPFEAHAIKKMLQLPENPGLDGLKKALAFRLYAFINEQEIVEETETSFVFRMKRCRVQDARKRKGLADYPCKSGGMVEYTTFAETIDKNIKTNCIGCPPDPHPEEWYCSWKFTI